TGGGAGACTCCAACGAGACAAACAGATTACATATGGTAGCCTCAATCATCTAAAAAGAGTCTTTGAATTCAAGACAGAAATTTCATAAGAAAACTGAAAGGACCCTTCCCATGAACTTCGGCGGCCTCTCATGGAAACGCCTCTCCGGTTACTCTGCGGCCAAATCGCGACTATCCAGACAGATCGGTATCCCGTTCACCAGGTCTGGACGTCAAAGGAAATTCGGTGCCAAAATGGGCTGTATGACTTTGGCCATCCCTCTGACCGCTTTAGTGATATTAGCACTATGGTGGTCGTTCTGAATTACTGCATATCTTGAGATGCGAAAAGTGACCGTAATAAAACAAATTACTCGAAAGCAGCATTATGTTCCAAGATTTTATTTGAAATCTTGGCTTATTCCAGGGTTGGATAAGGTGTGGACGTACGATCTCTACCACAATAAGATCAAAAATCTTAGTCCGTCATCCATTGTTTTTGAAAATTACTATTATGAGCACGATAGAGATTTTCCAGACAACTCAATAGAAGACGTTTTGAAAAAAATGGAGGACAAGACCGCCCCAATTTTACAGGAAATGAATAGCATCGTTCAGCAGCACCCGAATTTTTCACAAGAAAAACAACTCACAAGAGCCTTACAGGATTTTCTTGTTGAAGAAAAACGGAAACAAATCAAAGAATTCGCTGCGTACCAATATCTGCGAATCCCAGGAGCAATGGAACGAAAGGCTTACGAGCTTATACCCGCAAAGATTCCAGATGAAGAGCTCAGAGAACAACTCAAACCCGCCAACTTCGTCACCACAGGATTTGACTACGTTAGAAACAAGTTTTTTCAAAAATTGAGAATGCTGCTTTCCTGTTCATTCGATTATGAATTCTTAACATCTGACTGGCCCTGTTTTGATTTTATGCATTCGCCTTATGCACCAGCACTAGGCGTTGATATAGGCAATTCACGAGGCGTTTTTCTCATATTTCCGCTTCTTCCAAGAGTTCTACTGACTCTCTTTTCACGTTCAATTTCCCCAGGTGTGTTGAGCCCACCTGAACCCATAGTAAGACCGATCTCAGCAGGAGAAGTCAGAAATACCAATACCCTGACAATTCAACAAGCAAGACGATGGGTCATATACAACAAGAATGTAGATTTCGTTCTCAAGGTAGCAAGAAACAGCTGAACCAATATAATCACGTAAATCTGATAAACGAAAGCTGAACTCAGTCGAAAAGGATTACGGTTCCGTCAGAAATTCACCGCTTCCACCCTCTAAACAACCGTCCCCCGCTTCGCTCAATCCACCAAATCACCTGCAGATTGATCGGAATACCGCCAAAATCACCGCAGTTTCGGAAATCCGTTCGTAACCCGTAACATTTCTTCTCGATTCCAGCGGCAAAGCCAATCTCACTAGTAACACCGGAATCGACTTCAAGACCGTCCAGGACGCAACGGATAATGTGGCATTCGCGGATCATATCTTCGTTTGCTCGGCCAATCCGCGCCGCTATATCCCAGAACAGTTTCATGCGTGCCGGCCAATCATTAATCAGCTTTGCCTGCTCAATCTCATGATGAAAGACTTGCTCCCAGGGATCCAAAACGGAATGGCCGAGCTTGACCAGTCTTGTCTTGATTTTGTCTCGATAGCCGCGCCACTCAGGAGAAAAACCGAGAGGGGAGGCGAGATAAACTATGGATACTGGTAACTCCGTCGCAGATTATGAAACCAACAAGACTCCTACCCCGGACGAGATCAAAATTCTCCTCGGTTTCTTCACTTTTGATCAATGCGGAATGCTTCAAACGTTATGAGATAAAAGATATCGTCAACTTCGTCTGTTTCCTGTCTCCGGACTAAGCCTTGTTCTTCAAGCATACACAACAAAATATTGTTAAGCTGATCATCTAGGCCAGTAGCACCAGCAATTTGAGAGGACTTCAATGGCCCGCTGTTTAATGCGTCAAGAGCTTTGTTTGAAGCTGCCACAAATTCATCTACTGAATTATTGATGTGATAAAGATTGATAGTGACTGGGTTGGGAACTTCTGTCTTAATTTCATTATGATCTAAAAAAGAGATGATACCTTTTGTAAGGTCGGATTTCAGAAACTCGAATTGCTCAGTTTTTGCTCTTCGCACGGCCATCCCTGAGAAGAGCGTTCGTCGATCAATCTTGCTGATTCCCACGCACTTGGGAAGGATTGGCACCGCTTTTATTACAAAATCATCTGCTTGTTTATCCATTGTCTGGCTTAAAAAGACACGAAAAAGCTCTTTGTTTTTTTCAATATCGGCAGGAGAAACTTCCTTCACTCGGACAGTCATCGAAATAATGGCAATTTTTTCCATAGACGCTCCTTTCAGATAGTTCCAAATTGTTTTTTCAAAACCTAATCGCTTTTGACCTGGCCTGCGATAGCGAGACTTTCGACCTGACCAGGAGCGCAGGGCTAATGGTTAGAAGATCCCCAGGGCTAGGTTTCTTGCCTCTCCATTAGGGGGTTGCTGTTACCACTTTTGTTTGTCACCAATAGGATTGTAACCTCTAATGGCGTTTAGCTCCTTGATCGCCCCTTCCCATCGATTGCCTAATGTGAGGACATCTGACTTCTCAGAAGGAGAAGCCTCAACAAGTGCCTCCAGATTGTACGATGGCAGTTTCTTGGCTTTAGAGAGGGCGATTGCAGCGGAGGCTTCAGTATCGATTCGCTTTACCGTCTCATGCATCGCTAGAGCAGCTAGCCACGGATCTGTGCTCGCTATAATCCGCACGATCATATGGTTATTTTTGAGTCGGCTGCCCTGGTACTTAAGCCCTTCCACAGCGTCATACGAAAGATTTTTGCCAACGAGATTCTCTAAAGGAAGTGCCCCCGAATCTCTTTGACTAGGTCCAATCACTATCGCATGGACGCCCGGCTTCTCAGTATAATATGCAGCTTTTTCCCCTTGTAAGAAGCGTACACCGAAACTCGCAAACGGAACAGTGTCAGCTCCCTCCTTAATCGCATTATCTATAACCTCGCTCCAGGAGTCTCCAAATACGGATGCAAATTCAACGTAGGGGTTCCCTGGCACAGGAATCTTTTTGCTGACAGCAATGATCGTCTGCAGGGTTTTTGAGAAGTCTGTTTTATCTCTCTTCTTGCTCAGCGAGAGGTCCACAATGATGCTGGTAACGAAATACTCGCTTCCACTTAATCGAAACGTGTCTAGCAATGGAAGACTTTTGAGAGGAATCTCAATTTTTCCGTCATCGTATATGGAAACATCAAATTTATAAACGCGACTGATAGTTAATGATCCCGAAGTACGATCTTTCTTTTGAGAATTAATTGTCATGCGGGCAGTTACCGCTATTTCTTTGTCTCTTGTGATCCATCCATTCTCTTTGAACAAAACGGCTTTTTCAAGATAAATTGAGGCCGTATCGGTCTTGAGATTGAATGCCGACTGAGGTAGACCTTCATCGATTGGAAGAATAGTTGCTCCTCCCGAAAACTCTTCTGCATTAGCAAATGCGAAGACAAATGCTACAAGTGCTAAACAAATAAACCCGCCAAGCATGAGTCTCATTCTGGTCCCCCTTCAGTATAAACAGTAAAAAGGAATCACTGTCGTGAATTACTCAAAGAATCAGACAAGCCTCGAAAAGCTCCCAAATACAGATGATGCTCTGCTACACGCAGGCGTACTTAAAGAACGCCGACGAGACTCTCCTAACTATAGCATGCCTCTCTTGGCGATCTCACATCTTATAGTAGGTAACGAACCGATATCATGCCTGCTCATAGTGTAAGACGTACCCAAGATAACCGTCAATTAAATTCTGGTTCCAAAACAAGAAGATGCGAAAAACTGTAAATTGAAGACCATGCCGTCTATGCAATAATTGAGAGTATTTCGAGTATCGCCACAAAATCGCACCAAAAAATTCTCAGAAATTTGTCACCAATAATTAACCCTCGTATGTGACCGCAATCGGTCGAGAAAATCTGGTTCCAATACCGGGGGGTAGGCGCGTCATCTCACACGCGCTCTGCCGTCTCCGAAAATTCCCGCGCCACCTCATACCATTCATCACTCTCGGGCTCGAGTCCCTCGAGTTTCCGGAAGAGCTCGCAGTTGAGAGAATCAAGCTGGCCTTGGGTGTATCCGTCTGAATTATCAGATCGAAATCCAATCAGGCGCACATAGTAATCATTCAAGCAGGCCATACGGGACAACTCCATTTCCACATTGGGTAATTCAACTCATTATATCATGAGGAAGCGAGCGTGTTCTCTTCCTAAATCCCACTCTTTTTCTATCCTCAAACCCGTAACACTGTCTGTACATGCACCCGCAAAACTGACAATTCTTGTCACCGACTGTCCATTCTGTTTACGTTTGTCTCGCGCTAATTGTGCAGTATTCGAAACTAGTTGCGGTAAAGTGACAATAAGTGCCAATTCGTGTGCCGATAATTGTCATAAAGACGTACTAAGTGCGTAACACTGGAGAGAAAAAGCATTGAGTAACACACTAGAATGTGAATTTAACTAAAATAGATACACATATAGTCACAGTAACAACACAATGTCTGCACAATGTCGTGCGTATTGCTACTTATTCAGGTAATAAGCGAACACATGAAAATCGAAAATGGGGAGAAGGGAAGATTTGGGCGGAGACGAACTCAAACAAGAGCTCACCTTTCGAGATGCATGTAAGATCTTCATAACGGGTCCCGGAATCCATGACAGTCCTGGACGATGGCGCCATGAGCTGTCACTGGCGAACATCGGAGCAAAGATTGGTGTGGACCGCCCGATAAAATCAATTTGGGTACCGGAGCTCGAGCAGTATCAGCATGATCGATTGACAGACAAAGTGAGTCCGGCAACGGTTAATAGGGAACTTACCACACTATCCAAACTCTTTTCGGTTCTGATAAAGCATCGTCTCATTGATGCAAATCCAGTGCGATAACTGGACGGGCTATCAGTTCGTGATGGCGAACGTCAGGTCTACATCAGCTTTGGGGATGTGAAATTAATCATCAGCAAGACTCCAGAATGGTTTAGACCTTTGGCGCTGACAGCGTATTACACTGGAATGAGGCGCGGGGAAATCCTTGGACTCACGAGAAAACAAGTGAATCTTTCCAAGCGAATCATAGTGTTATCTCCCGAAACCACAAAAGAGGCTCATTGGAAACGAGTGCCAATTCATAAGGAGTTGATTCCCATTTTAGAGGGCAGTCTGGAGAGGGGCACTCAAAAAGTAACAAGCCTTAGTAACAAGGTTTTTTGTTCTATGACAAAAAAGGATCTCGTCCACTCGAGCTCGAAACGTTCAAAAATGTTTGGCCACGTGCATGTGATGCTTTGGGGCTGAAAGAACCTTGGCCGCGATTCCATGATCTCAGACACACGTGGCGGACGAACGCACGCCGATCCGGAATGGATTTTCAAATAGCCGAGTCTATTCTTGGACATCAAAGCAAAGCACGATCAGTCAGCGATAGGTACGGCCGAATCGGTGACGAAGAACTAGTGAATGCCATAGATCAGATGACCTTCAACCATGGCGATACGGAAATTCTCGTTGCGAAAGATGTGGCGGGACGTTCGTCAAAAAATAGTAACTCAGTAGTGACTGGAAAGCGGTCCAAAAACAAAAGGCCACATTATCATGTGACCGTGTTTCAACTATTTCAACCGGTTAGTGGTCGGGACGACTGGATTTGAACCAGCGACCCCTGCATCCCGAAGGCTTACAACCAGCTAATCCCAGAGCCGTCTTGCCGAGATTCCCCTGTAAAATCAATAACCATTGAAGGCCATGGACGACCGTCACTGACCACCGAGGGGCCAAAAGGGGCCCAAAAAGTGCCAAAGGAATCTAGGTCCGGCTAGATTTCAAGTTCCATGCGTTTCAAATACAGATCAAGAAAAGTTGGCTGCTATTCTGGCATTCTTGACCAGCTCTTTGTTATGAGATTCTCAACTCTCCTGCACAACGACATTGCATTTTGGGCAACACCCTCATCCTCAAGAATATCTCCTGCCAATGCTAAATTGGCAGTCATCTGGGCAATGGAGTCCATTACTGCAGCATCAGCGTGATTAATGGCTGGGCCAAGCATAAATGTCCGTTGATCTGGATTGTCCTCCACAAGACCGCCCAAACATGCATGAAGACCATGCGTGAAAAGAGAATCAGCTTTGTAGTTTACTAGATAATATTCTTCACTGGCGTGCTCTCTACAGAGGCTGCGGACGCTGGTTCTTGCAAAATTTCGCTGGATCTCTTCGGCAATTAGTCCTCTGTCCTTCGCCAAATCTCCCAGAAGAGAATGAAAGTTTTTCCATTCTTCCAGATTTCTCGGCAGATTCAAGGCGTTGCCCCCTTTTGTATTCAGTCGTCCTAGTTCCGTCTCCATTGAAATTATTTCCTCTTGGACGCTATGAAGCATGTATCCTAAAGCTACTGCCACTGGATTAGAGCTCATGTTCAAGAGCATCAGTCCTATTTCCATCACAGATCTCTTCAAATTCGGGACAACGTCAGCGTAACCAGAAAGGCTCAAAATCATACTTGACACAAAGAGGCGAAAAGACCTGACGACCAGAATTGACACTACGTAATCTTGAGGTCGCTCGGAGGCATAGCTTGTGGGACGATCAACGACTTGCTGAACTATTAGATCAACTTCCGAAACAAAGTCTAGTAGTTGTTTGATCTGCGGCTCGATGGTCCTGGCTGTCTGGTTTATGCTCGACCTAAACCAATTCCAATCATATTTTTCCTCTTTGTCGAAGCCCATTACGGTACCTTTTTCTCGTTTATTCTTTGATGACTCGGATTACTTCGGCCTAAGTACGTCACTTTTTGGATGTACTCAATGTGTGGACACCCCTAAAAAAGTGTTAGCTTATGCAATTGGACTTCCTCAGGATATTTCCTCTCGATCAAGCAGAGCACAGATAGGACAAATTTTACTCCGAACCTGATGCATGACCCTGCGCTCCCATTCATGGCCTTCAGGGCAGATCCACCACACTTTCTTGTCGCTGCCGCCTTTCACATCGTGAGGAGTCAAACTTCCATTCTTAGTCGGGTGCCATTGCTTTGCTATTTGTGGGAACTTTACTGCCAAGTTGTTTAAGTCAGTCACTCTCGTTCCAAAGCAGTTGGGGCATCCCGCCCCTCCCGTACGTCTACAAATAGGGGCTTTCCATTCGTGCTCCCTCTTACAAATCCACCACACTTTTCTTCCACTTTTTGGCGTAAAATCAAAAGGAGTGAGATTTTCATTCCTGGTCGGATGCCACTCCTTAGTCAATTCAGGATGACTTATTGCAAGATTGTGCTCTTCGGAAGGTAGTTTCCCAGCGCAATAGGGGCATCCGATTCCAGCTGCTCTGCTGGCGACCACAGCTTTCCATTCATGACCATGCTGGCATTGCCACCATACTTTCTTGTTCATGCCTGGGGTAACCATATCTGGACTGAGGTCCGTATTTTTGGTGGGATGCCACTCCCTCGCCAATTCTGGAAACTTGACAGCGAGATTATATTCGGAACTCAGCTTCCCTCTATGCATTTGGCTGGGGTCTTTGCCAGCGCAATATGGGCAGCCAGTTCCCCTCGTCCTGTTATTAGGGCTTGCCTCCCACTCGTGACCGTTTTGGCAAATCCACCATAGCTTTCTATTGCTCTTCGGGGTCACCATCTGTGGATTCAAGGCACCATTTTTCGAGGGGTGCCACTGCTGAATAATCTCTGGAAACTTTGTCGCAAGATTATTCTCAGGCAGTGCTCTTTGGCCAGCGCAATAAGGACATCCACGCCCTTTGGTTCGGCTCCCAATCATGGCCTTCCACTCATGACCTTTTTCGCAGATCCACCATATTTTCAGGTTGCTTCCTGGCGTGACCATGCTTGGTTCCAAGTGACCATTATTAGAGGGATGCCATTGGTGAATTAGCTCCGGACATTTTGTGGCAAGATTATGGTCATTCGAAGCTTTCTGTCCAGCGCAGTACGGGCATCCAGCCCCTTTCAAACGATTCTGGATCATGGCCTTCCACTCATGACCTTTTTTCGCAGATCCACCAGACTTTCTTCCCACTATGTGGGGAAAACATTTCTGGGGTAAGAGGACTATTCTTGGTATAATGCCACTGTTTGGCGACCTCAGGAGTTTCCCCCAGCAGAGACTTCTCCAGAGGCGGCCCTGGCAGATAAGAAACTATTCTCCTGAATTCTTTGGGATTAGCAAAGTCGTTTCGCCGCAAATAGTCGGCCACTTTATTTGTGTCCTGTTCATCCAAATTCAAAACTCTACTAAAGACACTAAGAAGGGATTTAACGACATCAACTTCTGGATCCCTCGTTTGTTTGTCTGACAACAGAATGTCATTTTCAGATGATCGGGGGAGACCTTCTCCACGCACTCGGAATAATCGAATGCTCATTCCTTCGAGTTTCTCGTTCTTAAGCGCATCCTGTTCAGTTCTTTCCATATGCCAGAAGGCACCATCATACTCGACGGCTGCTCCGTACTTTGGAATGAAAATGTCGCACTCGATGCCATCAACACGGTGCCGCCACAGCACCTCGTGAAACAGGAATTTTAGTTCAGAAAAGAGTCGAATCTCGGGTAAGGACGTGTTGGGCTTACATTCAGGACAGTTTTGGCCTTTGGCCCTATTCGAGACGCTGGATTCCCATTCGTGACCTCGACTGCATTGCCACCAAACCTTCTTGTTGCTGCGAGGGGTCACAAGACGAGGAGTCAATGCTCCATTCTTACTTGGATGCCATTCTTTCGCCAAATCAGGTAATTTCAGGGCTAAGTTATGGTGCGAATGTGCCTGCTTCCCTATGCATTTGGCGCACTGCCTTCCTTTTGCCCTGTCACAAATAGAAGCTTTCCATTCGTGACCTTTTTGGCATTTCCACCAGACCACCTTTCCGCTTCCCGCAACAACCTGATCTGTTTTCAGCGTGCCATTCTTGGTAGGATGCCACTCAGCTGCTAATTTCGGATATAGGGTGGAGAGGTTGTTGGATATTGACACTCTTCTGTTGAGGCAAAATGGACAGTTTTCGCTATTTCTCCGCTGCGCAGGGCTGGCTTCCCATTCGTGGCCATGTCGGCACAGCCACCAATACTTCCTACTGCTAGCGGGGACAACATCAAACGGTGTGAGAATTCCATTTTTTGTGGGATGCCACTGTCTTGCTATTTTGGGATTGATCACTGCCAGATTGTATTCTGGTGACGCATGCCTGCCTAGGCAGTAGGGGCACCCGCTTCCCTTAACTCGATTACTGGGCGAAGCTTTCCATTCATGGCCTTTCTCACAAATCCACCAAATCAGCTTATTACTCTTCGGTCTCACCTGAAAAGGGGTCAATGAGCCGTTCTTTTGGGGGTGCCATTCTCGTGTGAGCATCGGAAATGTTGCACCCAAGCTCCTTTCTAGACTGACTTTTTGCCCTGCACAATAAGGACAGCCCCTTCCGTTGGACCTCTTTGAGACAGTCGCTTCCCATTCATGTTGCTTTTCACAGATCCACCACACTTTCTGACCACTGCCATGTGTAACATCAGATGGCTTCACGTCGCCGTTTTTTTGGGGGTGCCATTCATTAGCAAGATCGGGGTGGGTGACAGCAAGGCTGGGTTTGTCTGGCAACGTTTCTTGAGGGGACAAATTCCACGACCTCGAATTAGAATGAATTTAGAATTCGGTTTCTTGCCTTTCATGTAATATTGCTCTTGCTTGTCCAATCTTCA
The sequence above is a segment of the Desulfomonile tiedjei DSM 6799 genome. Coding sequences within it:
- a CDS encoding DUF4238 domain-containing protein, encoding MTVIKQITRKQHYVPRFYLKSWLIPGLDKVWTYDLYHNKIKNLSPSSIVFENYYYEHDRDFPDNSIEDVLKKMEDKTAPILQEMNSIVQQHPNFSQEKQLTRALQDFLVEEKRKQIKEFAAYQYLRIPGAMERKAYELIPAKIPDEELREQLKPANFVTTGFDYVRNKFFQKLRMLLSCSFDYEFLTSDWPCFDFMHSPYAPALGVDIGNSRGVFLIFPLLPRVLLTLFSRSISPGVLSPPEPIVRPISAGEVRNTNTLTIQQARRWVIYNKNVDFVLKVARNS
- a CDS encoding nucleoside 2-deoxyribosyltransferase, whose protein sequence is MVYLASPLGFSPEWRGYRDKIKTRLVKLGHSVLDPWEQVFHHEIEQAKLINDWPARMKLFWDIAARIGRANEDMIRECHIIRCVLDGLEVDSGVTSEIGFAAGIEKKCYGLRTDFRNCGDFGGIPINLQVIWWIERSGGRLFRGWKR
- a CDS encoding phage integrase produces the protein MGRREDLGGDELKQELTFRDACKIFITGPGIHDSPGRWRHELSLANIGAKIGVDRPIKSIWVPELEQYQHDRLTDKVSPATVNRELTTLSKLFSVLIKHRLIDANPVR
- a CDS encoding tyrosine-type recombinase/integrase produces the protein MFYDKKGSRPLELETFKNVWPRACDALGLKEPWPRFHDLRHTWRTNARRSGMDFQIAESILGHQSKARSVSDRYGRIGDEELVNAIDQMTFNHGDTEILVAKDVAGRSSKNSNSVVTGKRSKNKRPHYHVTVFQLFQPVSGRDDWI
- a CDS encoding DUF5677 domain-containing protein, whose product is MGFDKEEKYDWNWFRSSINQTARTIEPQIKQLLDFVSEVDLIVQQVVDRPTSYASERPQDYVVSILVVRSFRLFVSSMILSLSGYADVVPNLKRSVMEIGLMLLNMSSNPVAVALGYMLHSVQEEIISMETELGRLNTKGGNALNLPRNLEEWKNFHSLLGDLAKDRGLIAEEIQRNFARTSVRSLCREHASEEYYLVNYKADSLFTHGLHACLGGLVEDNPDQRTFMLGPAINHADAAVMDSIAQMTANLALAGDILEDEGVAQNAMSLCRRVENLITKSWSRMPE
- a CDS encoding zinc-ribbon domain-containing protein — encoded protein: MAREWHPTKNTDLSPDMVTPGMNKKVWWQCQHGHEWKAVVASRAAGIGCPYCAGKLPSEEHNLAISHPELTKEWHPTRNENLTPFDFTPKSGRKVWWICKREHEWKAPICRRTGGAGCPNCFGTRVTDLNNLAVKFPQIAKQWHPTKNGSLTPHDVKGGSDKKVWWICPEGHEWERRVMHQVRSKICPICALLDREEIS